DNA sequence from the [Limnothrix rosea] IAM M-220 genome:
GGGGGCCATTTTCGAGGATGTCATTAAAAAAGAAAAAGCCGCGACTAGCATGGTTAAACACACCATCTAAAACAATTTTCATGCCCCGTTTGTGAGCCGCATCCAGCAAAACTTTGAGGGCACGATTGCCGCCTAACATTGGGTCAACTTGATAGTAATCGTGGGTGTGGTAGCGGTGATTACAAGCAGACTGGAAAATTGGTGTGAGATAAATGGCTGTAATGCCGAGATCTTTGAGATAATCCAGCTTTTCGATTACGCCCCAGAGGTTGCCACCCTTATAACCCTGTAGCGTTGGCGGACTCTCCCACGGTTCAAGGGGCACTTGCATCGCGGGCGAAGGAGTGGGCGGTTCGGCTTTGGCAAAACGGTCTGGAAAAATTTGATAGAAAACCGCTGATTTAACCCAATCTGGTGTCTGAATCGACATATTTCACCCTACATTTACAGCTAATGTCTAGGGTAACGAAGGCTCCCAGAGATTCAAGTCGGTAGCGGCGATCGCCCTCTGGGAAATCTCGCAACATTTTGTCGTAAAGAAAATAATCAACGGCTGGAACTTTAAAATAGGGTTTATTTTAAAAATTCTTTAATTCGCTCAAAATTTAATTCGCCCAAAATCTTTATACCCCACAAGCTATGACTGCAAGTACGCCTACCAAGGAAACTGACTTTCGTTCTAAATTAGTGAACCGTATTTTATCGGTGCGTCCCCTTGCCGACTTTGCGAAAAATCGTGCTCGCCACATGATGATTACCCGGGCGGAAAAGTTGGGTGTGCCTTGGCGGAAAACGGTTGCAGAACTTCAACAACGCAATTGGCAGCCGGATCTGGAAAAAATCACAAATTCTAATCTAAAATATCCCGACTATTACACCACTTCATTCCACGCCTACGATGAGGGTAATCTCGGTTGGGAACCGGCGTTAGAAGTTGAATGTGCCTCAAAAGCTGTGCATTCTACTTTGTTTGGGGAGCCGACAATTGAGGGCGATCGCCTATTGCGAGAGAGCTATCACAACATTCTCAAGGCACAATTACCCGAAGCTCCTGAAACCATTGTCGATATTGGCTGTGGGGCTGGTTTAAGTACAGAGGCATTGCAAGAACTTTTTCCCGACGCGCAGGTGACTGGGGTTGATTTATCGCCCTATTTTCTCGCAGTGGCAAGTTATCGTACGGCTCAAGCTGAAAAGCAATTAACTTGGCTCCATGCGGCAGGGGAAGCGACGACTTTGCCGGACAATTCTGTTGACTTGGTTTCTTGTTCTTTGGTGTTTCATGAGTTGCCCCAGAGCGCGGCGATCGCCATTTTTAGAGAAGCAAAACGCATCCTCAAACCCGGTGGTCACTTTGCCATGATGGACATGAATCCCCAGGCGGAAGTGTATCGCACGATGAAGCCTTATATTTTGACGCTGTTGAAAAGTACCGAACCCTATCTTGATCAATATTTTGCGTTAGATGTGGGAACAGAGCTGGTAAAAGCTGGGTTTAATGCGCCCTATTTGGAAGAAAATACCGCTCGCCATCGTACGGTTATTGCTCAGGTAAAAGGCTAAACCATGACCCAAAATGTGGTGATTTTAGGGGCTGGGGTTGTAGGGGTGGCGATCGCCTACGAGTTGAGTTTGCGCCCAGAATTTCACGTAACTTTGCTCGATACTCAGCCGCCAGCTCAGGGTTCAACGGGAGCAGCGCTCGGAGTTTTGATGGGGATTATTAGCCGCAAAACCAAGGGTCGAGCATGGCAATTGCGGCGGCGGAGTATGATACGCTTTCCTGAGTTGTTGCAGGAATTAGAGCAAGCGGGATGTCCTGTTCCCCACAATCCTGACGGCATTTTAAAACTGTTTGACGCAGAGACCGATGTTTCAAAGCTCGAAAATCTGCAACAAAAACGCCACGATGGGGGATGGCAATTAGAGCTGTGGGATCAAGGCAACATTAACGAAACCTGTCCGCAAATTACCGAAAATATTTGTGCTGGTGCGGTGTATTCTCCCGAAGATTTTCAGGTGCAACCCGTTCCTTTTGTGCAAGCTTTACTCGAAGTTGCCCAGCAAAAGGGTATTGAAACAGCCTTTGAAATTGAGTCCCCAAAATTAAATTTTGATGGGGGAAATTGTGTCAGTGTCACGGCCGGCGATCGCCTTTTTTCCTGTGATTGGTTAATTATTTCGGCGGGGTTAGGCTCCCTTGAAATTACAAAACCATTGCTGGCAGACTTCCAGATGAAACCTGTTTTGGGACAAGCCTTTCATGGGAAAATCCCCAATTACCAAGCCCCTGATTTTCAGCCTGTGGTCAGTTATAACGATGTTCATGTTGTGCCTTTAGGGGATGGCGAATTTTGGGTGGGTGCAACGGTGGAATTTCCTGACGATGAAGGCAATTTGGCAGCAGATCAGGACTTAGCTCAAAAAGTATGGGAGGCGGCGATCGCCTTTTATCCGGCTCTGGAAAATGCGGAGATTTTGCGCCATTGGTCTGGTCAACGTCCCCGTCCGGAAGGACAAGGCGCACCCGTAATTCAGCCATTACAGGGCTATCAAAATATTTTGTTGGCAACAGGACATTACCGTAATGGTGTGTTGCTGGCTCCGGCAACTGCCCTGAAAATTTGTGACTGGCTACTGGCTCCGGAAACGATTCCCCGTTAACCATTGCCGCGTCCCGAAAAATTGGCAAGCATAACTGGCAACCTCGGCTGCCGATCTCAAAGCTGTTGCAAAGTCTTGTTGGAGAATGTAATGGCAAAATGCGCCGTGGAAAATGTCGCCTGCCCCTAACGTATCCACAACTTTAGTTTTTGGGACTGGAATTTCACCGTGGCGATCGCCCTGCCACCAGCGAATTGGATCTTGCCCTTGAGTAATCGCGATTGATTTAACCCCTAAATTTTTTAAAAAATCCACAACCTCATTTTGAGTTTTACAGTTGGGCGGCAGAAAATTATTAGAACAAATGGCAAAATCTGTATTTTTGAGAACCGTTTCAAAGTTGGGTTTCCAGCTCCCGCCATCCACCACCACCGGAATGTTTTTTTCTCGACTTTGCTGGGCGATCGCCGCGCCGATTTCCATCAAATGACCATCAATTAACACCACATCAAAATCCTCTAAAGGCGGCATTAAATGCTCAAAATTATGCGGAATAAATCCCTTGGTATTGCGGGAAATAACCGCGCGATCGCCTGTGGATTTGGTCACGATAATCGAAGAAAGAGGTGGTTCATATGCGCTGTTTTGAGCTGTGTCAATAATTTGAAGACCGTATTTTTTTAGTTCCTCACCAAGGAGTAAACCGAATGTTTGCTCGCCTAAAAAACTCAGTAAAGTCGCCCCTGAACCGAGATGATGACAGGCGATCGCCGCATTTGTTGCCGGGCCACCCGCCGTAAAGCAATAGTCTAGAGCCTGCACTTTTTCATTCCCTTGGGGGGGACGATGGGCTAAATACAATAAATCCCCGGTCATTAACCCCACAAATAATCCTCTGTGTTTCATTGCCACATTTTTAAAATGACTTTTGTTTCTAGAACTAAACTAGTATTGCTCGCAGATAGTATAAATTCCGCATTCTCTTATGACTGATGGCACGCTCTACCTAGTCGGCACTCCCATTGGGAACCTCGACGATATGACCTTTCGGGCGATCGCCACCTTGAAAGCCGTGGATCTCATTGCCGCAGAAGACACGCGCCACACAGGAAAATTACTGAAGCATTTTCAAATTACAACGCCCCAAATCAGTTACCACGACCACAATCGTCAACAACGGTCGGGACAGCTCATCGAAAAATTACAGACAGGCACAGCGATCGCCCTTGTGAGCGATGCGGGGATGCCGGGCATCAGCGATCCCGGCTATGAACTTGTCGTTGCGGCGATCGCCGCAGGGATTACCGTAATTCCCATACCGGGTGTGAGTGCGGTGCTCACCGGCTTAGTGGCATCGGGGTTATCACCAGAGCAATTTGTCTTTGCCGGATTTTTACCCAATAAAAAAAAGCTCCGTTTACAGCAGCTAGAGCAATTAAAAACAGAACCCAAAACAATTGTTTTCTACGAAGCGCCCCACCGCGTCCTCAAAACGCTGCAGGAATTTCAAGATTATTTTGGCGGCGATCGCCCCATTGTCTGCGCTAGAGAACTGACGAAACTCCACGAAGAATTTTGGCGAGGAACCATTCAGGGGGCGATCGCCCACTACCAAACCCAAGCACCCAAGGGAGAATTTACGCTGATCGTTGCAGGTCAATCACGCACCGAAACCACAGAAATTACCGATGCGGAGATTCTAGAAGAACTTCAAAAACAACTTGATGCAGGCGTTAGCCCATCCCAAGCTAGCCGTTTACTCGCCAACGAATTACAAATACCCAAGCGGCGTATCTATCAACTCAGTCGAAACTTAAACGACTCCAAAAATTAACTCTTCAGTCGATGGCACTTATTAACGTCAGTTCGGGTTAAGGAGTGATCTGAATGCCTTGAAGACACAGGGACATTGGGAGAGGGGGACGCGGGGAAGGAGAGACGCGGGGAGGGAGTAAAACATTCAAATGCGCATTTTTTGACTCCTAGAATTTTTGGATGAACAATCGCCCCATCCCTCGCTCTCCCTGTCGCCGCGTCGTCATTCCAGACCATGCTTAAACCGAACTCAGGTTTTATTAAGAAGCCGTTCGTTCAATCCGCGTTGCATCATCAGCAAGGGCTTGGTAGGTAAACTCTTCCACTGCGCCCGGTTCACCCAAGGGCTGAGGTGTTTCGTTATTGATGGTAATGAGGACAGCACCAGCATTACCTGTGCGAATTTTGATACTTTCATCGACAACCCATTGCCTTTCGGTTCCTTCCGGTAATGTCCCTTCAAAGGCTGTTTCGCCATCGACTTCGACGCGCATCCAAGCCGACTCTTGGGTTTTAATATCGACAACAACGGATTCTACTGGGCTCGTGATAGATTTTGGCAAACTATCGACTAAAGCTGTGCCCGGATTAACCGATGCTTGGGAGGTCGGCACGGGAGCGGTAGGGGCTTGGATAGGAGGCGTATCAGGCGTAACTTCGGTGGGCGTTTCTAACTGTGGATCAAGACTGAGTTGTGGCGATCGCAGATTATTCGCAAGGGACTGTACAGTCGTCACGATAACGACCAAATACACGACGTAGAGGTGTACTGGACGGAGGTGAAACTGTAGTGATAGCCGTTGCCAGAAAGGTAATTTCCAACCGTGGGGATTTTCGTCTATGGGAAATGTCAAGGCGATCGCCTGGGCATCAAGACCGAGGCATTCTCCATAGCGTTGGAGCAAACTCCGAATATAAACAGGTTCCGGTAATCTATCCAGCGCTGCCTCTTCGATATGTTGAAGCAGAGTGGCACGAATTTTTGTTTGGCGCGCGACAAAAGCAAGGCTCCAGCCTTTGGCAAGACGGGCATTTTGGAGCAGACTGCCGATTTCAGTAAGGCGCTCTTGCTGCTGAATCAAAATATTCGAGGTGGTCTCCTTCATACTGAATGCTCCCGGTGCGAAACGGGCAATTTTGGTGAGGCTTGAGGGTGAATATGTTGTTGGAGTTGATGAAGTTCGATGGTCGTCAGAGGACGGGATTGACCCCGTTTGAGATTCCCTAAATGAATATCGCCGATGGCAAAACGATGCAGACTAATCACGGGATAGCCAAGCTGTTCGGCGACACGGCGGATCTGACGATTTTTTCCTTCGGTAAGCATAATATCAACACAAGTTTTATCTTGGTTAACTTTTTTTAGCGTAATTTCCGCCGGAAGAGTTTTTCTGCCATCGAGCATTACGCCATTACGCCACTGGGTAAGGATGCTATCGGGAACTCGACCCTTTAGCCAAACGCGATAACGCTTGCTGACATGATAGCGGGGATGGGTGAGGGCGAGCGTTAAATCACCGTCATTGGTGAGCAGCAGGGCACCAGTAGATTGGGCATCAAGTCTACCAATGGGGTGCATTCCTTGTCCTTCCTGTAAGTTTTGAGGCAATAGTGTCAGAACTGTGGGGCGATCGCGGGGATCGCGACAGGTAGAGACTACTCCTTTTG
Encoded proteins:
- a CDS encoding class I SAM-dependent methyltransferase, whose protein sequence is MTASTPTKETDFRSKLVNRILSVRPLADFAKNRARHMMITRAEKLGVPWRKTVAELQQRNWQPDLEKITNSNLKYPDYYTTSFHAYDEGNLGWEPALEVECASKAVHSTLFGEPTIEGDRLLRESYHNILKAQLPEAPETIVDIGCGAGLSTEALQELFPDAQVTGVDLSPYFLAVASYRTAQAEKQLTWLHAAGEATTLPDNSVDLVSCSLVFHELPQSAAIAIFREAKRILKPGGHFAMMDMNPQAEVYRTMKPYILTLLKSTEPYLDQYFALDVGTELVKAGFNAPYLEENTARHRTVIAQVKG
- a CDS encoding NAD(P)/FAD-dependent oxidoreductase, yielding MTQNVVILGAGVVGVAIAYELSLRPEFHVTLLDTQPPAQGSTGAALGVLMGIISRKTKGRAWQLRRRSMIRFPELLQELEQAGCPVPHNPDGILKLFDAETDVSKLENLQQKRHDGGWQLELWDQGNINETCPQITENICAGAVYSPEDFQVQPVPFVQALLEVAQQKGIETAFEIESPKLNFDGGNCVSVTAGDRLFSCDWLIISAGLGSLEITKPLLADFQMKPVLGQAFHGKIPNYQAPDFQPVVSYNDVHVVPLGDGEFWVGATVEFPDDEGNLAADQDLAQKVWEAAIAFYPALENAEILRHWSGQRPRPEGQGAPVIQPLQGYQNILLATGHYRNGVLLAPATALKICDWLLAPETIPR
- a CDS encoding PfkB family carbohydrate kinase, with product MKHRGLFVGLMTGDLLYLAHRPPQGNEKVQALDYCFTAGGPATNAAIACHHLGSGATLLSFLGEQTFGLLLGEELKKYGLQIIDTAQNSAYEPPLSSIIVTKSTGDRAVISRNTKGFIPHNFEHLMPPLEDFDVVLIDGHLMEIGAAIAQQSREKNIPVVVDGGSWKPNFETVLKNTDFAICSNNFLPPNCKTQNEVVDFLKNLGVKSIAITQGQDPIRWWQGDRHGEIPVPKTKVVDTLGAGDIFHGAFCHYILQQDFATALRSAAEVASYACQFFGTRQWLTGNRFRSQ
- the rsmI gene encoding 16S rRNA (cytidine(1402)-2'-O)-methyltransferase; the protein is MTDGTLYLVGTPIGNLDDMTFRAIATLKAVDLIAAEDTRHTGKLLKHFQITTPQISYHDHNRQQRSGQLIEKLQTGTAIALVSDAGMPGISDPGYELVVAAIAAGITVIPIPGVSAVLTGLVASGLSPEQFVFAGFLPNKKKLRLQQLEQLKTEPKTIVFYEAPHRVLKTLQEFQDYFGGDRPIVCARELTKLHEEFWRGTIQGAIAHYQTQAPKGEFTLIVAGQSRTETTEITDAEILEELQKQLDAGVSPSQASRLLANELQIPKRRIYQLSRNLNDSKN
- a CDS encoding helix-turn-helix domain-containing protein, which encodes MKETTSNILIQQQERLTEIGSLLQNARLAKGWSLAFVARQTKIRATLLQHIEEAALDRLPEPVYIRSLLQRYGECLGLDAQAIALTFPIDENPHGWKLPFWQRLSLQFHLRPVHLYVVYLVVIVTTVQSLANNLRSPQLSLDPQLETPTEVTPDTPPIQAPTAPVPTSQASVNPGTALVDSLPKSITSPVESVVVDIKTQESAWMRVEVDGETAFEGTLPEGTERQWVVDESIKIRTGNAGAVLITINNETPQPLGEPGAVEEFTYQALADDATRIERTAS
- a CDS encoding pseudouridine synthase; amino-acid sequence: MAERVQKILAHWGIASRRSAEKMITAGRITLNGVPVQLGDRADPSIDELCVDGKKISPSHRPHNHYYLIHKPKGVVSTCRDPRDRPTVLTLLPQNLQEGQGMHPIGRLDAQSTGALLLTNDGDLTLALTHPRYHVSKRYRVWLKGRVPDSILTQWRNGVMLDGRKTLPAEITLKKVNQDKTCVDIMLTEGKNRQIRRVAEQLGYPVISLHRFAIGDIHLGNLKRGQSRPLTTIELHQLQQHIHPQASPKLPVSHREHSV